One genomic segment of Helianthus annuus cultivar XRQ/B chromosome 14, HanXRQr2.0-SUNRISE, whole genome shotgun sequence includes these proteins:
- the LOC110905812 gene encoding ethylene-response factor C3 — protein MTEPQQLMMDFSQSSQERNLHCSPNEEAIKSEKREEGEKMKQYVGVRKRPWGKFAAEIRDSTRNGKRVWLGTFDTAEAAALAYDQASYSMRGSSSVLNFSVKTVKDSLKGIRCCGNMDGRSPALALKAMHKLQRVSLSSNLGEANKQQKNLLILEDLGSDLLEELLSSW, from the coding sequence ATGACTGAACCCCAACAGTTGATGATGGATTTTTCGCAATCATCCCAAGAAAGAAATCTTCATTGTTCCCCAAATGAAGAAGCCATCAAGTCAGAGAAGAGAGAAGAAGGTGAGAAGATGAAACAATATGTTGGTGTTCGAAAGAGACCATGGGGAAAGTTTGCAGCAGAGATAAGGGATTCAACCCGAAACGGGAAGAGGGTGTGGCTGGGGACATTTGATACTGCAGAGGCGGCAGCTTTGGCATATGATCAAGCATCCTACTCAATGCGGGGTTCTTCATCTGTTCTAAACTTTTCGGTAAAAACCGTTAAGGACTCTCTGAAAGGAATCCGGTGTTGTGGTAACATGGATGGGAGATCTCCTGCACTTGCTTTAAAAGCGATGCATAAGCTTCAGAGAGTATCTTTGTCATCGAATTTGGGAGAAGCAAACAAGCAGCAGAAAAACTTACTAATTTTGGAAGATCTAGGATCTGATTTGTTGGAGGAGCTGTTAAGTTCATGGTGA